In Meiothermus sp. CFH 77666, the sequence AGTTTGCATCCTTCAATCGGACAAGCTAACCTTTCGATGGGAGGTCTTTCTGTTTTCACACAGCGTAATCTGCGCTGACAGGGGCCTCCCTTTCAACTACCCCCAGGGATAATCTCACCTTACTACCTACCAGTGATGAGGGCGGCATTCGCCATTCCTTGACCGAAGACGCGGAAAAACCCACTTTCGCCGAAGCAAAGTTCATGCTTGTGGCAGCATCTGCTTTCATCAATTTCCTGTGGGCTAAATCTGCAGAAAAAGGTTTGCAACTTCCCAAAACATGAGCTGCTTGAACATGACAGGCTTAAGCCTTAGAGAGTCTGAGAGGCGCAGTTCTTGATGCAATCTCCTGCCTGACCACCGGCGCTACTTCAGTCCCAAATAGCTCAATCGCCCGCATCATCTTGCGGTGGGGCACGGTGCCCACGCTCAGTTGCAGCAAGAAGCGCTGGTGGCCGAAGATCTGGTGCTGGTAGAGGATTTTCTCGATGATCTGTTCGGGGTGGCCCACAAAGAGCGCCCCGCGCAGGGCGGTGCTGGCCTCGTACTGGGCGCGGCTCTGGGGGGGCCAGCCGCGTTCGCGCCCGATGCGGTTCATGACCGGGCTGCTGGTGGCGTAGGAGACCTCGAGGGCCTCCTTTGGGTCATCGGCGATGAAGCCGTGGGCGTTGATGGAGAGGGGCTGGGGGGCCTGGCCTATGCGGTGGGCGGTCTGGCGGTAGAGCTCGAAGAGGGGGGCGAAGCGCTCGGGCACCCCGCCGATAATGGCCAGAGCCATGGGCAGGCCCAGGGTAGCGGCCCGTACCACGGAGGCCGGGGTGCCCCCCACCGCCACCCAGACGGGCAAGGGGTGCTGCACCGGACGGGGGTAGACAGGCTGGTTTTCCAGGGCGGGGCGGTGCTTCCCGCGCCAGGTCACGCGCTCCTGGTTGCGGATTTGGAGCAGCAGCTCGAGCTTCTCTTCAAAGAGCTCGTTGTAATCGTCTAAATCGTAGCCAAACAGCGGGAACGACTCGATGAACGAGCCGCGCCCGGCCATGATCTCGGCCCGGCCCCCCGAGAGCAGATCCAGGGTGGCGAACTGCTGGAAGACCCGCACCGGGTCGTCGGAGCTGAGCACCGTGACGGCGCTACTCAGGCGGATGCGCCGGGTGCGTTCTGCAATTGCAGCCAGGATGACGGCGGGGTTGCTCGAGAGGTACTCTTCGCGGTGGTGCTCGCCCACCGCAAACACATCCAGGCCCACCTGATCGGCCAGCTCGGCGGTCTCGAGCAGGTCGCGCAGGCGCTGCACCGGGTCTTGAAGCTGCCCGGTGTAGGGGTCGGGGGTGTTTTCGACGAAGGTATAGAGGCCAAGTTCAAAGGGTTTAGGCTCCATGATGGGCAGTATACTTTTTATAGTGTAATAAACCCTGGGCTGGGTCACGATGGGTTAGTCGAGCGCATCCCCTTTACGACGGCCCTACACAAAGGAAAAAATCAGAACCTCATCCTGCTCGTAATCCAGAAGGTAGGTTAGCCGGTACTCCCGCACCCATAGCACGCGGATGTCTTCTCTGGGAGGGCTCCTCATCTTGCCGATTTCGGGAAATTGCTCCAGGTTTTCTGTTGCTGCTCTGACCGCCTGCTCGAGTTCCCGCCGTTCTTTCCCCGTAAGTTGGCCCAGAACCTCGCTCAGTAGCTGCTGTTTTGCCCCCTCCAGCCACCTAACCCGCACGCTTAACCTCTTCGGCTAGCTGCTGGAGTACCTCGGCATTGTCGGTGGCTTGTGTTTTTCCCTGACGCAGATCCAGCAATCCAAACGCCAGCGCTTCCAACTCCTTCAACCGCAGTTCCATCTCGTGGTAGTCGTCTACCCCAAGGAGCACCCCAGCGGCTTTGCCGTTTTGGGTCAGCACCAGCCGGTCGCCCTGTTGAAGACGCTTGAGGAAAGCCGCAGCGTTCGCGCGAAACTCTGAAACCGGCACCAGATCCCGCCGAAGGTCGAGGGTTTTCATATCAAACATTGTACAAGATTTTGTACCTCAAGCCTCGCGCCGCACCAGGCTTTGCAGCACCTCGAGCACCACCGCGCCCAGGTCTCTTCGGGGGGCCTGGAGCAGTACCGGCTCCAGCAGCGAGAGCCCTTCCGCCAGCATCTGCTCGGCCAGGGTCTGGGCATAGGCCACCGCACCCGACTGCAAAAGCTGCTGGTGGAGCCAGCCCACTTCTGGAGCGGGTTTTTGCTCTCTGGGGATGCAAAGCAGTTGCTCGGCCCGTTTGCGCTCCTCTGGGCGGGCTTGTTGCAAAAAGTGCAGCAGGATCAGGGTGCGCTTGCCCTCCCACAAATCCCCTGCAATCTCCTTGCCGTATTTGGCGGGGTCACCCACCAGGTTGAGCACGTCGTCCATAATCTGGAAGCCGATGCCCAGCTTCATCCCAGCCTCTTCCAGCACCGCCGGGGGCTTTAGGCCCGCCGCCAGCACGCCCAGCCGCAGCGGTGCTACGGCGGTGTAGTAGGCGGCCTTTTGCCCCACCATCTCCAGGTAATCGGCTTCCCCCAGGTCAAAGCGCTGGCGCTCCATCCAGGTCATCTCGAGGTGCTGCCCCTCGGCGGTGAGCTCCACCAGCCGCACAAACTCCAAGAGTACCGCCTGCGAGACCCCGGCCTCGATGAGCAGGGCCCACTGTTTGGCGTGCAGCGCATCACCGGCGTTCAGGGCCAGCGGCATTCCATACAGCTTGTGCAGGGCGGGCTTGCCGCGCCGCTCGTCGGAGGCGTCCTCGATATCGTCGTGGATCAGGGCCCAGTTCTGGAAGAGCTCGAGGGCCGCCGCAATGGGCAGCAGTGGTTTGAACTCGGCGCCGTAGGCCAGGCCGGTATAGACCAGTAGCATCCCGCGCAGCATCTTGCCGCCGCGCTCGGGGTAGTCGCGCAGGAGCCGGGCATACTCGGCCAGTTCGGGACGCCTGGCGGCCTCGGGGTTGGGCAGAGCGTCCAGGAGGTATTGCTGGATGGCTGCGCGTACCTGGGCGGGGGAGAGGGCAGCGGTCATGGTGTAGATACTACGGCGGCGCAGGGCAGAGGGCAAAAAGCCGAGGGTCGAGAGTCCAGGGTCGTGGGGACTTGGCTCGCCTCTTTCCCAAATGCCTAAAGGATCAGAGCGCTCTTTGCATATTCTGACCATCCGACCTCAAGAAAGCTCTGCCTGGCCGGCTGAACGGACAACCACGTCTGTTGGGAGCGCGATAACGCCTGTCTGGCCCAGATCATCACGTACATTTCCTGATGGTAAATGTGCTAAATATGCTTTACATTATCTGCGTCAGTATGTAGCATATTTCCTTGCAATGGCAGTTGGGCCTGCGCTAAGGGTGAGCATAGCCAACCAACATTCGGTGTTTGTCAGCGGTTGTGAGCGCCCTTTGGGTGCGCTACACTAAAGCTCCACAGGAGGCTCAAACATGGGTATTCTTGACCGCCTTTCCCGCCTGATCAGGGCCAACATCAACGACCTCATCAAGCGGGCCGAAGACCCCGAAAAGATCATCGAGCAGGCCCTGGAAGACATGCGGGCAACGCTGCGGGATGCTCGGATGGAAGTGGCCGAGGCCATGGCCGAGTTGAAGAAGCTCGAGCGCGACCAGCGAAACTACGCCGAACAGGTGCGGGCCTGGGAGCAAAAAGCTGCCGAAGCCCTCCGGAGCGAACGCGAAGACCTGGCCCGGGAGGCCCTCAAGCGCAAGCAGCAGGCCCAGGCCCTCTCCGAGGGCTTTGCCCAGCAGGTGGCCCAGCAGCAAGCCCTGGTCAACCAGCTCACCACCCAGCTCAAGGCCCTGGAAGGCAAAATCCAGGAGTCCGAGGCCAAGAAGGCCCTGCTGATTGCCCGCAAGAAGGGCGTGGAGGCCGCCGAGACGGTGCGCCGCTTCGAGTCCAAGGTGGACACCCACAGCGCCGTCGAAGCCTTCGAGGACATGGAACGCCGCATCGAGGCCATGGAAGACAAACATGCCGCCCTCTCGGAGATGGACAAGAGCAACATCGAGAAGGAGCTCGATAGCCTGGGCAGCAGCAAAGAAGTCGAGGACGACCTGGCCCGCCTCAAGCGCGAGCTGGGGATGGCCTAGAGCGGCTTACAAAAAGCTAACACAGCCCCCTTTGTCTTCAGAAGGGGGCCTTTTTTGTCTAGCTTGCATTTCCACCAGGGCGTTGGGTAGAGTGTCTGGGAACGTTAATCGCAACTATGGGTTCAAACGGGCTTCCCAGAAGCGTTCCCACTGGCCTGACCTGGCGCTGACAAAAAACCCATAGCGTGCCTGTGGAGGAAGTGTATGCGGAAATTTTCGGTTCTGGTCATGGTTGTTTTGGGCCTCTTTGCCCTGGCCCAAGGTCTGCAAGCCCTGATTGAGGGGGCCAAGAAAGAGGGGCAGATCGTCACCTACGGCTCGCCTGCCGACTGGGCGGGTTATGGGGCCATTGCCGAGATCATGACCAGGCGATACGGGCTCAAGCACAGCGACACCGACATGTCCAGCGCCGAGGAGATCGCCAAGGTCAAGGCCGAGCGCAACAACCCGGTCGCCGACGCCTTCGACATTGGCTACCAGTTCTGCACCATTGCCATCCGCGAGGATATCCTGATGGCCTACAAGCCCAGCAAGTGGAGCGAAATTCCCCTCTGGGCCAAGGATCCCCTGGGCCGCTGCACCGCAACCTACTACGGCACCATCGTGCTGGTCACCAACACTAAAGTTGTTAAAAACGTGCCCAAGAGCTTCAAGGATCTCTTGAAGCCTGAATACAAGGGACTGATCGCCGTACAAGACCCCCGCCGGGCGGCGCTGGGCCAGTACGCCGTGATTGCGGCAGCTTTCGCCAACGGCGGCTCCGACCGCAACGTTGACCCCGGCATCAAGTTCTTTGCCCAGCTCGCCAAGTCGGGGAACCTGAAGCCGGTAGCCCCTTCCAAAGACCTTCTGGCCAAGGGCGAGATTGGCATCACCCTGGACTGGGACTTCCGCGCCCTTAACTGGCGTAAAGATATTCCCGAGCTGGCCATCTCGGTGCCTACCGACGGCTCGACCTACGGCCCTTACGCCACCGTGCTCAATAAGTTCACCCGCCGGCCCAATGCGGCCAAGCTCTGGATGGAGACGGTGCTCTCCGACGAAGGCCAGATTGCCTTCGCCCGCTCGGGCGCCCGCCCCATCCGCAACGTGAAGCTGCCCGAGGATGTGGAGAAGGGCCTGCTGCCCCAGGCCCAGTACAAGGTGGCCAAGCCCATCACCAACTGGCTGAACATGGAAGCCGTGGCCAAGGACATGGGCGAGAAGTGGGCCCTCGAGGTCGTGGGCAACTAGTACCAAGGGAAGCTCTTCCTCGTGGTTTTCATCGGCGTTCCGACCACCATCGTCCTCCCTGGCCCAGGCTGGGGAGGGTTTGCTCTGGGGGCGAGACCATGAGCCTGGGTTTGCGCTGGGCCAGTGTGGGCATTGCCCTCTTGTTTGTGTTCTTTTTGCTGCTCTTTGAGGTGCTGCCGGGCCTCCTGCTGGTGCGGGTCTTCTGGAATGAAGGGCAGCTCAGCCTGGCCTCCTGGGCCGAGGCCACCCGGCCCCTCTTTCAGCGGGCCTTGCGCAACTCCTTCGAGCTGGCCTTTATAAGCGCCTTGCAAGGGGCGGTGCTGGGCACCCTGACGGCCTGGGCGCTCTGGTCTTCGGCCAACCCCTTGGTCAAACGCTTTACCACCGGCCTTTCGGCGGTAGCGGCCAACTTTGCCGGGCCGCCGCTGGCCTTTGCCTTTATCGTGTTGCTGGGTGGTAACGGCTTCTTTAACCTGATTTTGAAGGGACTGGGCCTGCCCACGGTGGATATCTATAGCAAGGAAGGGCTGTACTGGGTGTACCTGTACTTTCAGTGGCCCCTCATGACGGTGCTCATGCTGCCGGCGTTTGGGGCCATTCAGCGGGAGTGGCTCGAGGCCGCCCGCAGCCTGGGGAGCAGCCAGTGGGGTTTCTGGTGGCGGGTGGGCATCCCGGTGTTGCTGCCCTCCATTCTGGGGTCGTATATTCTGCTGTTTGCCAATGCCTTCGGGGCCTACGCCACGGTGTATGCCCTCACCCAGGGGCAGCGCAACCTCTTGCCCTTGCAGATCGGCTTTCAGGTAGGCGGCGACATCAGCTACAACCCGGTGCTGGCCTCGACCCTGGCCCTCATGATGGCCCTGGTGCTGGCCCTCTCGCTCGTGCTGTACCGCCTGAGCCGTCGCTGGGCTGCGCAAATGGAGGGCGCATGACCCGGCTCCTGCGTCGCTTGCTGCTCCTGGCCCTGGGGCTTTACCTCTTTCTGCCCATCCTGGCCTCGCTGGCCTACAGCGTGGCGACCAGCTGGACGGCGCTCTTGCCGGAGGGCTACACCCTCAAGCACTGGGCCAACCTCCTCGAGAACCAGCGCTTCTGGCTCTCGCTGGGGCGCACCGCGCTGCTTTCGTTCTCGGTGGTGGCCCTCTCCATCTTCTTTCTGGTACCCACGCTGTTCGTGGTGCGGATGTACTACCCCAAGGTGGCGGGGGTGCTCGAGTTCCTCACCCTGTGGCCCTTCGTGTTTCCGGGTGTGATCCTGGCGGTGGGCCTGATCTCGCTGTACTCAGGCCCGCCCCTGCAACTCGCCCAGACCCCTTTCCTGCTGATTGCCGCCGTTACGGTGATCTCGCTCCCCTACGCCTACCGTGCGGTGGACAACGCCTTCGCCGCCGCCGACATCAAGACCCTGGCCGAGGCTGCCCGCAGCCTGGGGGCCGACGATGCCAAAACCCTGGCCTGGGTCATCCTGCCCACGGTGCTGCCGGGGGTGCTGTCCGGGGGGGTGCTGGCCTTCAGCGCGGCTTTTGGCGAGTTTGCCCTCACGCAGCTTCTAATCGGCACGCTATGGGAGACCTTGCCGGTCTATCAGGTGCAGCTAGCCCGCACCGACGGCAACGGGAGCGCCGCCATTACGGTGCTCTCGTTTCTGGCGGCCTGGGGGCTGGGCTTCTGGGCGCTGTCGCTCCGCAAGGACGCCAAGGTATCGGTGATCTGATGCAGAAAGTAGGAATCCGACTCGAGAACCTTCACAAACACTTCCAGGGCAAGACCGCCGTGGAGGGGGTGGGCCTGGAGGTTGCCCCCGGCGAGCTGGTCTCGCTGCTGGGCCCCTCGGGCTGCGGCAAGACCACCACCCTGCGCATGATTGCGGGCTTCGAGCAACCCGACGGGGGCAGGGTCTATTTTGGCGAGCAGGACGTCACCGCACTGCCCGCAGAGGAACGCCGGGTAGGCATGGTGTTCCAGAGTTATGCGCTCTTTCCCAACCTGAGCGTGGCGGGCAATATCGGCTTTGGCCTGCGGGTGGCCCGCTGGCCTGCCGAGCGCATCCAGCGGCGGGTGGGGGAGATGCTCGAGCTGGTGGGTCTTCTGGGCTTCGAGAACCGTTCGGTGCAAAGCCTTTCCGGCGGGCAGCGGCAGCGGGTGGCCCTGGCCCGGGCGCTGGCCCCCGAGCCTAGGGTGCTGCTCCTGGACGAGCCGCTCTCGGCCCTCGATGCCAAGATTCGGGCCGGGCTGCGCACCGAGCTGCGCAGGTTGCAGCTCGAGCTCGGCATCACCACCCTGCTGGTCACCCACGACCAGGAGGAGGCCATGAGCATGTCCGACCGGGTGGTGGTGATGAACCAGGGCCGCATCGAGCAGGTGGGCACGCCCCGCGAACTGTACACCCGCCCCGCCACCCCGTTTGTGGCCACCTTTGTGGGCTCCATGAACCTGTTCACCCCCGAGAAAACCCCCGGCGGCTACCGCATCAGCGGGCAGGAGGTGGCCCTGCCGGTAGCACCTGTGGGCCGGGTGGGTGTGCGCCCCGAGCGGGTGGAGCTGAACGCCCACGGCCCCTTTAGCGGCACGGTGGAGCTGGTAACCTACCTGGGGGCCGAGCAACAGGTGCTGGTGCGGGTGGGCCCCGACCTCTGGACGGTACGGGCGCCCAACCAGGTGCTCTTGCAGCGAGGAGACCCGGTGCGGCTCCACGTGCCGGAGGACGCCTGGATTCTGGTGTAGGTGCTTCGTGCCCCGGGTTCTCTACATCACCACCGACGGTCTCAGGCCCGATGCCCTCGAGGCCGCCCATACCCCCCACTTTCAGGCCCTCATGCGCGAGGGAGCCTACACCCTGACGGCGCGCTCGGTCTGGCCGAGCATCACCCTGCCCTGCCACATGAGCCTGTTTCACAGCCTGCCGCCGGAGCGGCACGGGGTGCTTTCCAACACCTACGTGCCCATGGCCCGTTCCGTGCCGGGGCTTTTTGAGGCGCTCAAGCAGGCAGGCAAGCGCAGCGGCATGTTTTATTCCTGGGAGCCCTTGCGCGATGTGGCCAGGCCCCTCTGCCTCTCGGTATCTAAGCTAATCGCTTACGAACACAACCCCGAAGTCTCCGACCAGAAGGTGGTAAGTGCGGCGTTACCCTACCTGCGCTCGAGCGAGCTCGACTTCACCTTTCTCTACCTGGGCAGTGTGGACGAGGTAGGGCATCTTGCCGGCTGGATGAGTCCTGCCTACCTGCGCCAGGTTGAACACCTCGACGACCTGCTGGGCCAGGTGGTGGAAGCCCTGCCAGGAGACACGGTGCTGCTGGTAATGAGCGACCACGGCGGCCACCTGCGGATGCACGGCACCGAACACCCGGAGGACATGACCGTGCCTTTCATGGCCTGGGGGCCCGGGGTGCCCCGGAACCAGCCCATCGCGGAGCCGATGAGCCTCCTGGAGCTGGCCCCCACGGTAGCGCAACTGCTGGGGGTAGCACCCGAACCTGTCTGGGAAGGGCGAGCCCTCCGGCTCCGCTGAGGGTGTCAGGAATGGCTTAGAAAAACCTCGCCCAACTGGGCCAGGCTACCCACCGCCCGGCCTGTAGGCAGATGGCGCACCACCACGGTAGCAGGCTCGCTGTTGGCTTTGCCCACTTCGGCTACTGAAAACAGCTCTCCATCCACCTCTACCGTGATCTCGCGGGTTCCACAAATCTCCACCAGACGAAAGCGGCTCAGGCCTAGCCACTCTTCCCCCAGTACCCGCCGAAGTTCTTCGTAGGCAACGGTCTTGTACCAGGCTTCCCCGGCCTGCATCATCTCGGCCCGGTAGGCGGCAATGGCCGCATCGCGCAGGCGCGTTTCCTTGGATGCGCTGGAGCTCATACTCATCCACAAAGCTAAAGCGCTTTTGTCAGTGGCTCGCAAGGAACCAGATGACAAAGGGTGCCCTTTTTGGGTTCTGGACGTAATATCGTTGCAAAATAAGCAATTGGGCGACTTTGATGGCTCTACTGAACCCGTTCCAGAGAAGCGCAACGCTGGCCTGACGGTTGGCGGGTATGGTTGGGACAAGGGGGGAGCGCGATGCATCAAAGGGTGGTTCCGCTGGTCTGGGTACTGGCCTCGGGGCTGGGGCTGGCCTCGCTGGGGATGGCGGTCTGGGGTGTGGCCTGGGTGCTGGGCCTCGGGGGGTTGGGTGTGGCGCTGGTGTTCCTGGGCTTCCGGCTCGAGCGGGCAGTCCCGACCGCAAGACCCAGGTTTTCTCCCGTCCAGCCCCTGCGTGCCCCCACATCCGAGCCGGGGTTCACGGTGCGGGCTCGGGTAATCGTTCGTGCACCGGCTCCCCCACCCCTCAGCGAGGCCGAGGTGGCCCGCCTACTCGCCGAGTTGCGCCCCGCGCCCAAAAAGGCGCTGCCCGCAGAGCTAAAGCCCCCTTCCAGAATGCCAAAACGCTACCGCCGGTTGCGCGAGGCGGGGGTTCAGCCGTTGTTTGATCTGGAAACGCTGGAAGTAGCCTAGGGTCTAAGTGCGCCCACGATAGAAAGGTGCGGTTTTGATGCAGTGTGACTCGTATGAGGGGCTTGCAGTGGCGCGGCGCAAGCCCTGGCTCTGGATCGTGAATCGTAGATTTCGGAAGTGGATATTCTTACCGCACCCCTCAGTGCTTGCACTCCGGGATAGGGGTCGTATTCTAAAAGCAAGGTGGCTGGCCTGGCGCTGCTTGAATTGATGCTGCTCCTGCTGGTGGTGGGGCTTTTGGTCTGGGCCTTTGGCGCGGGCCGCAACCTGCCACCAACCCAAAGCGAGCAGGCCCACCGGCTGGATCTGGCCCTGGCCGAAGTCCGGCAGCAGGGCGAGCGGCTCCCCCACCTGCGCGAACCGCTCAAGCAGGTGCGGCAGTATGGGCGGGATTTACGCAAACTGCTGCCGCAACTGGCCGAGCTCGAGCACTTTCTGGCCAAACCGGTCACCGAAGGCCCCACTCGAGACCGCCTGCTGGTGCGCCACCACGAACTCAACCAATGTTTCCGGCGTGGGGTGGAGTACCTGGAGCGCCTGGGCGCCGAACTGGTGCTAGTTTCGGGGGCCCAGGAGCCCCCGGCCCTGGCCGAGCTGCCCCTGTTTCTAATCGAATTGCGCGAAGTTTTACATCCGCCCGCCCCTCACCAGGGGTAAATTGGAGCGATGCTGCGAATCCTTGTACCGGTTTTGCTTTTGTTGGCGGCCTGTGCGCCACGCGCCAGCGAACCCCAGACCAACACCGCCCTCATTCAGGGCTCGGTCGGCTTTTACCCCTCCCAGCCCGGGCTGGACTGGGTCTACCTCCCGCCCCGGGCTTCCATTGGCGACCCGCCGGTGCGGCTCTCGGTGATCGGCCCCACCACCTTTGAAGGCCAGCCGGCAATCCGCTTTCGCCTGAGTGGGCGGGGCCTCGAGCGTTCCTACTACCGCCAGATAGATGCCAGCGGGGTGCGGCTTCTGGGCATCGAGGACTTTGACCGGATCCAGGTCGCCCGCTACACCCCGGCCATTCAGGAATACCCCCCGCAGGCCAGCCTGGCCGTGGGGGCGCGCTGGGGCGGGCAGACCCGCGAGGTCATCGAGCTGCGCGCCAACAACCAGATCACCCGGGTCAGCGACCGGGTGCTGGAGTACACCTACACCGTGCTGGGCAAGTCCAACGTTACGGTGCCGGCGGGCAGTTTTGAGGTTTTTCGCATTGGCCTCGAGTACCGCGACCCCCGCAACCCCAGCCTTCGGGAAAACTTTGAGCTATGGTTCTTTCCGGGTGTGGGCGAGATTTACAGCTCGGTCAACTTCAGCGACCAGGGGGGCCTCTCCCTCATAGACCGCAACTTCAAATGAACCGTAGGCGGCCTTACAATGCGGAGCCCCTTTGTTCTCTGGGGTACTGCACCAGGTTCGCAAACCCCTAAAGTTGAGGGCAAGAGGTAGGCCGTAGGCGCGTTATCGCCCAATCGTTTTGGGAGGCGTATGTGATTCTGCAAAAGGTAAACCAACCCCAAGACCTCAAAACCCTCTCGCAGGAAGAGCTGCTGCAACTGGCGGAAGAGCTGCGCAGCGAGATTATCCGGGTGTGCGCCCAGAACGGGGGCCACCTGGCCTCCTCGCTGGGGGCGGTGGAGCTGATTGTGGCCCTGCACAAGGTATTCGACTCCCCCCGCGACCGCCTGCTTTTCGATGTGGGCCACCAGGCCTACGCCCACAAAATCCTCACCGGGCGCAAGGATGTGATTCACACCATCCGCCAGGAAGGCGGCATCTCGGGCTTCACCAAGGTCTCGGAAAGCGAACACGACGCCATCACGGTGGGCCACGCCTCCACCTCGCTGGCCAACGCCCTGGGCATGGCCATGGCCCGCGATACGCTGGGCCAGGACTACCACGTGGTGGGCATCATCGGCGACGGCGCTCTGACGGGCGGAATGGCCCTGGCCGCCCTCAACGTGATTGGGGAGCGCAAGCCCAGGCTCTTGATGGTTCTGAACGACAACGAGATGTCCATCTCGGAAAACGTGGGGGCGCTCAACCGCTACTTCAAGGAGTACCAGACCAAGAAGTGGGTGCAGGACACCCAGAAATGGGGAAAGCAGGTGCTGGAGGGTATTTCCCCGAAACTCTTCAACCTGGTAGACCGGGCCAAGGAGGCCGCCAAGCTGATGCTGCACCAGGAGAACCCCTTCTACGCCTGGGGCATCCGCTACGTGGGGCCGGTGGACGGGCACGACCTGCCGGGCCTGATTCACATCCTGGAGCAGATCAAGGAGCTGGATGGCCCCACCCTGCTGCACATCGTAACCCAGAAGGGCAAGGGCTACGGGGTGGCCGAGGAAGACCCCATCTACTGGCACGGGCCGCCCGGCTTCAACCCTCAAAACCCC encodes:
- a CDS encoding LLM class flavin-dependent oxidoreductase, translating into MEPKPFELGLYTFVENTPDPYTGQLQDPVQRLRDLLETAELADQVGLDVFAVGEHHREEYLSSNPAVILAAIAERTRRIRLSSAVTVLSSDDPVRVFQQFATLDLLSGGRAEIMAGRGSFIESFPLFGYDLDDYNELFEEKLELLLQIRNQERVTWRGKHRPALENQPVYPRPVQHPLPVWVAVGGTPASVVRAATLGLPMALAIIGGVPERFAPLFELYRQTAHRIGQAPQPLSINAHGFIADDPKEALEVSYATSSPVMNRIGRERGWPPQSRAQYEASTALRGALFVGHPEQIIEKILYQHQIFGHQRFLLQLSVGTVPHRKMMRAIELFGTEVAPVVRQEIASRTAPLRLSKA
- a CDS encoding type II toxin-antitoxin system RelE/ParE family toxin: MRVRWLEGAKQQLLSEVLGQLTGKERRELEQAVRAATENLEQFPEIGKMRSPPREDIRVLWVREYRLTYLLDYEQDEVLIFSFV
- a CDS encoding type II toxin-antitoxin system prevent-host-death family antitoxin; translated protein: MKTLDLRRDLVPVSEFRANAAAFLKRLQQGDRLVLTQNGKAAGVLLGVDDYHEMELRLKELEALAFGLLDLRQGKTQATDNAEVLQQLAEEVKRAG
- a CDS encoding polyprenyl synthetase family protein, whose protein sequence is MTAALSPAQVRAAIQQYLLDALPNPEAARRPELAEYARLLRDYPERGGKMLRGMLLVYTGLAYGAEFKPLLPIAAALELFQNWALIHDDIEDASDERRGKPALHKLYGMPLALNAGDALHAKQWALLIEAGVSQAVLLEFVRLVELTAEGQHLEMTWMERQRFDLGEADYLEMVGQKAAYYTAVAPLRLGVLAAGLKPPAVLEEAGMKLGIGFQIMDDVLNLVGDPAKYGKEIAGDLWEGKRTLILLHFLQQARPEERKRAEQLLCIPREQKPAPEVGWLHQQLLQSGAVAYAQTLAEQMLAEGLSLLEPVLLQAPRRDLGAVVLEVLQSLVRREA
- a CDS encoding PspA/IM30 family protein → MGILDRLSRLIRANINDLIKRAEDPEKIIEQALEDMRATLRDARMEVAEAMAELKKLERDQRNYAEQVRAWEQKAAEALRSEREDLAREALKRKQQAQALSEGFAQQVAQQQALVNQLTTQLKALEGKIQESEAKKALLIARKKGVEAAETVRRFESKVDTHSAVEAFEDMERRIEAMEDKHAALSEMDKSNIEKELDSLGSSKEVEDDLARLKRELGMA
- a CDS encoding extracellular solute-binding protein, which translates into the protein MRKFSVLVMVVLGLFALAQGLQALIEGAKKEGQIVTYGSPADWAGYGAIAEIMTRRYGLKHSDTDMSSAEEIAKVKAERNNPVADAFDIGYQFCTIAIREDILMAYKPSKWSEIPLWAKDPLGRCTATYYGTIVLVTNTKVVKNVPKSFKDLLKPEYKGLIAVQDPRRAALGQYAVIAAAFANGGSDRNVDPGIKFFAQLAKSGNLKPVAPSKDLLAKGEIGITLDWDFRALNWRKDIPELAISVPTDGSTYGPYATVLNKFTRRPNAAKLWMETVLSDEGQIAFARSGARPIRNVKLPEDVEKGLLPQAQYKVAKPITNWLNMEAVAKDMGEKWALEVVGN
- a CDS encoding ABC transporter permease subunit, producing MSLGLRWASVGIALLFVFFLLLFEVLPGLLLVRVFWNEGQLSLASWAEATRPLFQRALRNSFELAFISALQGAVLGTLTAWALWSSANPLVKRFTTGLSAVAANFAGPPLAFAFIVLLGGNGFFNLILKGLGLPTVDIYSKEGLYWVYLYFQWPLMTVLMLPAFGAIQREWLEAARSLGSSQWGFWWRVGIPVLLPSILGSYILLFANAFGAYATVYALTQGQRNLLPLQIGFQVGGDISYNPVLASTLALMMALVLALSLVLYRLSRRWAAQMEGA
- a CDS encoding ABC transporter permease subunit, encoding MTRLLRRLLLLALGLYLFLPILASLAYSVATSWTALLPEGYTLKHWANLLENQRFWLSLGRTALLSFSVVALSIFFLVPTLFVVRMYYPKVAGVLEFLTLWPFVFPGVILAVGLISLYSGPPLQLAQTPFLLIAAVTVISLPYAYRAVDNAFAAADIKTLAEAARSLGADDAKTLAWVILPTVLPGVLSGGVLAFSAAFGEFALTQLLIGTLWETLPVYQVQLARTDGNGSAAITVLSFLAAWGLGFWALSLRKDAKVSVI
- a CDS encoding ABC transporter ATP-binding protein encodes the protein MQKVGIRLENLHKHFQGKTAVEGVGLEVAPGELVSLLGPSGCGKTTTLRMIAGFEQPDGGRVYFGEQDVTALPAEERRVGMVFQSYALFPNLSVAGNIGFGLRVARWPAERIQRRVGEMLELVGLLGFENRSVQSLSGGQRQRVALARALAPEPRVLLLDEPLSALDAKIRAGLRTELRRLQLELGITTLLVTHDQEEAMSMSDRVVVMNQGRIEQVGTPRELYTRPATPFVATFVGSMNLFTPEKTPGGYRISGQEVALPVAPVGRVGVRPERVELNAHGPFSGTVELVTYLGAEQQVLVRVGPDLWTVRAPNQVLLQRGDPVRLHVPEDAWILV
- a CDS encoding ectonucleotide pyrophosphatase/phosphodiesterase, with product MPRVLYITTDGLRPDALEAAHTPHFQALMREGAYTLTARSVWPSITLPCHMSLFHSLPPERHGVLSNTYVPMARSVPGLFEALKQAGKRSGMFYSWEPLRDVARPLCLSVSKLIAYEHNPEVSDQKVVSAALPYLRSSELDFTFLYLGSVDEVGHLAGWMSPAYLRQVEHLDDLLGQVVEALPGDTVLLVMSDHGGHLRMHGTEHPEDMTVPFMAWGPGVPRNQPIAEPMSLLELAPTVAQLLGVAPEPVWEGRALRLR